From a single Georhizobium profundi genomic region:
- the rbfA gene encoding 30S ribosome-binding factor RbfA — protein sequence MARTNSSSGPTQRMLRVGEQVRAAITQVLQRDEIRDPLIESTVIAISEVRMSNDLKIATAYVTPLGQQDHAALVAALNRNARAVRKHITPALRQMKFMPEVRFRDDTSFDNYQKIDELLRSPEVARDLNRTTDDHGDDTAADTDDADKGSSN from the coding sequence ATGGCACGTACAAATTCCTCCTCCGGTCCCACCCAGCGCATGCTGCGCGTCGGCGAGCAAGTCCGCGCCGCGATCACGCAGGTACTCCAGCGCGATGAAATCCGCGATCCGCTGATCGAATCGACCGTTATCGCGATCTCCGAAGTGCGCATGTCGAATGATCTGAAGATCGCGACCGCCTACGTCACGCCGCTTGGTCAGCAGGATCACGCGGCACTCGTTGCGGCGCTCAACCGCAATGCACGCGCCGTGCGCAAGCACATCACGCCGGCATTGCGCCAGATGAAATTCATGCCGGAAGTCCGCTTCCGCGACGACACGAGCTTCGACAACTATCAGAAAATCGATGAGCTTCTGCGCTCGCCGGAAGTCGCCCGCGATCTCAATCGCACGACCGACGATCATGGCGATGACACAGCCGCTGACACCGACGATGCCGACAAGGGGTCGTCGAACTGA
- a CDS encoding response regulator, with product MLDIHISPAPSSVGFDWAPVIGLIPHVIWAAVVIIILLWIGREGLKALAGRVHKVGAAGFAIEFQATIESAAAAHHQQIPVTDLGRASRRLSSQQALLKGSRLLWVDDRPDNNRNEIKLFEEVGARVDTQLTSAAAEAAIMQVTFDLIISDIDREGTAKEGLRFAAHLAQVRNSPPLVFYVAHALRPAPVSAFGITDRPDELVHLVLDALGRSRS from the coding sequence ATGCTTGACATCCACATCAGTCCCGCGCCGAGCTCCGTAGGGTTTGACTGGGCGCCGGTTATCGGCCTGATCCCGCATGTAATATGGGCCGCGGTTGTCATCATCATACTCTTGTGGATCGGGCGCGAAGGGCTCAAGGCGCTCGCCGGCCGTGTACACAAGGTCGGCGCAGCCGGCTTCGCGATCGAGTTCCAGGCTACGATAGAAAGCGCCGCTGCAGCGCATCATCAGCAGATTCCAGTTACGGATCTCGGCAGGGCGTCCCGAAGGCTATCCAGCCAGCAAGCTCTCCTCAAGGGTTCGCGGCTACTTTGGGTCGATGACCGCCCTGACAACAACCGTAACGAGATCAAGCTCTTTGAGGAAGTCGGCGCACGCGTCGACACGCAGCTAACCAGCGCAGCCGCTGAAGCCGCCATCATGCAGGTGACATTTGACCTCATCATTTCCGACATCGACCGCGAAGGCACCGCGAAGGAGGGGCTGCGCTTTGCAGCCCATCTCGCACAGGTCCGCAACAGCCCTCCGCTCGTTTTTTATGTTGCGCACGCGCTCAGGCCGGCTCCGGTTTCGGCATTTGGCATTACCGATCGGCCAGACGAGTTGGTACACCTTGTTCTTGACGCGCTCGGCCGATCAAGGAGTTGA
- a CDS encoding sensor histidine kinase, with product MSQAVEDNAPSKAEQADPKATDRLRSRPISDYLFFLILICLVPALLFSGYLLVRTNTVQQEGLQSIFQSNTRSIVQVVEQEVSGMLTTLRVLATDPTLQADNLEAFHDRGRRALIGRGMNLAVVGSDLRQVFNTRTDYGVQLPAASDPRTLRRALQDRTSAVSGVLFSETSLSWVFFVALPVNREGREPILLVLSRGADSLARAIEDGRLPAAWQVAIVDSTQTVLSSTDPSLAAGGSLPFTFKENFRQGITEVDMNGHSFQIIREGSALTQWSVVAWTPKATISAPIMRSIALLLIGGLTIGALAGFVAWLVAGRVTRSARRLSESARLLGAGQPVPQPPHPISEFAVVSTALSEAASNRSEAESEIRLLMREVAHRSKNQLTVINAMVGQTAKNAASVDEFVDSFRRRITGLARSTDLLLANAARGIDFRALVESQLEPFLPSDPERVRLLGPKVMVDAQASQTLGMAVHELATNASKYGALADEESRLEITWWRREGMLSLTWREYVKELHISPDQERKGFGSVVLERMMGGTLDAQITRNLHENGIEWHFAIPLDRLRADGSEEQA from the coding sequence ATGAGTCAGGCAGTGGAAGACAACGCTCCTTCCAAGGCGGAGCAGGCGGATCCCAAAGCGACGGACCGGCTGCGTTCGCGCCCGATCTCGGACTATCTCTTCTTCCTGATCCTCATCTGCCTCGTGCCAGCCCTTCTCTTTTCGGGCTACCTTCTGGTGCGCACCAACACCGTGCAGCAGGAAGGCCTTCAGTCCATCTTCCAGTCCAACACGCGTTCGATCGTTCAGGTGGTGGAGCAGGAAGTCTCCGGCATGCTGACGACGCTACGGGTGCTGGCGACAGATCCGACGCTCCAGGCCGACAATCTCGAAGCATTTCACGACCGCGGCCGCCGCGCACTCATCGGCCGCGGGATGAACCTTGCCGTTGTCGGCAGCGATCTGCGGCAGGTCTTCAACACACGCACCGACTATGGGGTGCAGCTGCCCGCGGCTAGTGATCCCAGGACGTTGCGCCGCGCGCTGCAGGACCGAACCTCTGCGGTATCCGGCGTGCTCTTCAGCGAGACGTCGCTTTCATGGGTGTTCTTCGTTGCGCTGCCCGTCAACCGCGAGGGGCGCGAACCCATCCTTCTCGTTCTGTCGCGTGGCGCCGATTCCCTGGCCCGCGCGATCGAGGATGGCCGTCTTCCAGCCGCTTGGCAGGTCGCCATCGTCGACAGCACGCAGACCGTGCTGTCCTCGACCGATCCTTCACTTGCGGCCGGTGGATCCTTGCCCTTCACCTTCAAGGAAAACTTCCGCCAAGGGATCACCGAGGTGGACATGAACGGCCATTCCTTCCAGATCATCCGGGAAGGCTCGGCGCTCACCCAGTGGAGTGTGGTTGCCTGGACCCCAAAGGCGACGATCAGCGCACCCATCATGCGTTCGATCGCCCTTCTTCTGATCGGCGGATTGACGATCGGCGCTTTGGCGGGTTTCGTCGCCTGGCTCGTGGCTGGCCGTGTCACGCGCTCTGCAAGGCGGCTGTCTGAAAGCGCGCGGCTCCTGGGCGCCGGGCAGCCGGTGCCGCAGCCGCCCCATCCGATCAGTGAATTCGCCGTCGTGTCGACCGCGCTCAGCGAGGCAGCCTCTAATCGCAGCGAAGCCGAAAGCGAGATCCGCCTGCTGATGCGCGAGGTGGCGCACCGCTCCAAGAACCAGCTCACCGTCATCAACGCCATGGTTGGCCAGACCGCCAAGAACGCCGCAAGCGTCGACGAATTCGTCGACAGTTTCCGGCGCCGCATCACCGGCCTTGCCCGCTCCACCGACCTGCTGCTCGCCAACGCCGCCCGCGGCATCGATTTCCGCGCGCTGGTGGAAAGCCAGCTGGAGCCCTTCCTGCCGAGCGATCCGGAGCGCGTGCGGCTTCTCGGGCCGAAAGTCATGGTCGATGCGCAGGCCTCACAGACGCTTGGCATGGCGGTGCACGAGCTCGCCACAAACGCCTCGAAATACGGTGCGCTGGCGGACGAGGAGAGCCGGCTCGAAATCACCTGGTGGCGCCGCGAGGGCATGTTGTCGCTCACCTGGCGCGAATATGTGAAGGAACTTCACATCTCGCCCGATCAGGAGCGCAAGGGTTTCGGCTCCGTCGTGCTCGAGCGCATGATGGGCGGCACGCTCGATGCTCAGATCACGCGCAACCTGCATGAAAACGGCATCGAATGGCACTTCGCCATCCCGCTCGACCGCCTGCGTGCCGATGGCTCCGAGGAGCAAGCCTGA
- a CDS encoding RNA-binding protein, whose protein sequence is MSERMCIVTRANGPTEGLIRFVAAPDGTVVPDLKERLPGRGCWITPERDVVALALKRRLFAKALKAEVTVDPDMPETLDRLLRDQLLGMMAMARKAGQFVSGATKVDKAVRSGEALAVFHATDAAEDGVRKIGQARHFAVEVGLEPIEAFHLLSADEMAFHLGEGALIHAAALAGQAGEGVVKRAKLLHRYRHGLAKPSDGALNGGTEHGELE, encoded by the coding sequence ATGAGCGAGCGCATGTGCATCGTCACGCGCGCAAACGGCCCGACGGAAGGCCTGATCCGCTTCGTTGCGGCTCCGGACGGCACCGTCGTTCCCGATCTGAAGGAGCGACTTCCCGGCCGCGGCTGCTGGATCACGCCCGAGCGCGATGTCGTCGCGCTCGCCCTGAAGCGGCGCCTTTTCGCGAAGGCGCTCAAGGCCGAGGTGACGGTCGATCCGGACATGCCGGAAACGCTTGATCGCCTGTTGCGCGATCAGCTGCTCGGCATGATGGCCATGGCCCGCAAGGCCGGCCAGTTCGTCTCCGGCGCCACCAAGGTGGACAAGGCCGTGCGCTCCGGCGAGGCGCTCGCGGTCTTCCATGCCACCGATGCTGCGGAGGACGGCGTGCGCAAGATCGGCCAGGCGCGCCATTTCGCGGTCGAGGTCGGCCTGGAGCCGATCGAGGCATTTCACCTCCTCAGCGCCGACGAGATGGCGTTTCATTTGGGCGAAGGCGCGTTAATCCATGCCGCAGCGCTTGCGGGACAGGCCGGTGAGGGTGTAGTGAAGCGCGCAAAGTTGCTCCATCGCTACCGCCACGGCTTGGCTAAGCCGTCAGATGGGGCCCTCAACGGTGGGACCGAACATGGCGAACTGGAATAG
- the rpsO gene encoding 30S ribosomal protein S15, with protein MSITAERKAELLKQYAIKEGDTGSPEVQVAILTERINNLTDHFKGHKKDNHSRRGLLKMVSSRRSLLDYVKSKDEERYKTLITSLGIRR; from the coding sequence ATGTCGATCACTGCCGAACGTAAGGCTGAACTGCTCAAGCAATACGCGATCAAGGAAGGCGACACCGGTTCGCCGGAAGTCCAGGTCGCGATCCTGACCGAGCGGATCAACAACCTGACCGATCACTTCAAGGGCCACAAGAAGGACAACCACTCCCGTCGTGGTCTCCTCAAGATGGTTTCCAGCCGCCGTTCGCTCCTCGACTACGTCAAGTCGAAGGACGAAGAGCGCTACAAGACGCTGATCACCAGCCTCGGCATCCGCCGCTAG
- the truB gene encoding tRNA pseudouridine(55) synthase TruB translates to MGGRRGKNKGRPVSGWIILDKPEDFGSTEAVSKIKWLFKAQKAGHAGTLDPLASGLLPIALGDATKTVPYVMDGRKIYEFTVRWGAERDTDDMEGEITQSSDLRPAQSDIEALLPRYTGVIEQIPPQYSAVKIDGNRAYDLARGGETVEIASREVEIHRLDLVACPEDDLAVFVVECGKGTYVRSLARDFGRDLGCYGHIAKLRRIGVAPFSDEDMVPLADLTALEEMADDAERLAALDAFLIDTGEALANLPHVAITDDQAHRLRMGNPIILRGRDAPLDEADVWVTARGRLVAIGEIGQGEFRPRRVFGN, encoded by the coding sequence ATGGGTGGTCGTCGCGGCAAGAACAAGGGTCGGCCCGTTTCCGGCTGGATCATCCTCGACAAGCCAGAGGATTTCGGCTCGACAGAGGCCGTTTCCAAGATCAAGTGGTTGTTCAAGGCCCAAAAGGCCGGCCACGCCGGAACGCTGGATCCCTTGGCATCCGGCCTCCTGCCGATCGCGCTTGGCGATGCGACCAAGACGGTCCCTTACGTCATGGATGGGCGCAAGATCTACGAATTCACCGTGCGGTGGGGTGCCGAGCGTGATACCGACGACATGGAAGGCGAGATTACGCAATCGAGCGATCTCCGCCCGGCACAATCCGACATTGAGGCCCTGCTGCCCCGCTATACCGGCGTGATCGAGCAGATCCCGCCGCAATATTCCGCGGTCAAGATCGACGGCAACCGTGCCTATGATCTCGCGCGGGGCGGCGAAACGGTCGAGATCGCGTCGCGGGAAGTGGAAATCCATCGCCTCGATCTGGTCGCTTGTCCTGAAGACGATCTTGCCGTCTTCGTCGTGGAATGCGGCAAGGGCACCTATGTGCGTTCGCTTGCCCGCGATTTCGGTCGCGATCTCGGCTGCTACGGGCATATCGCCAAGCTGCGCCGCATCGGCGTCGCGCCGTTCTCAGACGAAGACATGGTGCCTCTCGCCGACCTGACGGCGCTGGAAGAGATGGCGGATGATGCAGAGCGGCTGGCAGCGCTCGATGCGTTCCTGATCGACACCGGTGAAGCGCTCGCCAATCTGCCGCATGTCGCGATCACCGACGATCAGGCGCACCGGCTGCGCATGGGCAACCCGATTATTCTGCGCGGCCGCGATGCGCCACTCGATGAGGCCGATGTCTGGGTCACGGCGCGCGGTCGTCTTGTCGCAATCGGCGAAATCGGCCAAGGAGAGTTTCGTCCCCGCCGGGTTTTCGGCAACTGA
- the infB gene encoding translation initiation factor IF-2 has translation MSDTKDDKTLSVPSKSTLTLKRPGGSQGTVRQEMGRGRTKAVVVETRKRRIHRPEDDVKPAPAQAAPAAPAPAPAAQPQQPAQPAASTSAAPAPASAPAAAAPAPAAATPQQQPQRPAAPRPAPQRPASAPQRFETPRPAPQMRPRPGSTGNLSAGEMDARRRALEEARIRDIEERKQAEIEARRRAEEDKRLAIERAEQARIEAEQAALNRAETEAKVLSAESGERKRPAPVKEKEKEEAAPVARIGRKVDADDDDGRAGPRKGAGPAKVEAPKPTRAKTDGERRRGKLTLTGALDEDGSTRGRSLSAMRRRQEKFKRAQMQETREKIQREVILPETITIQELSQRMAERSVDVIKYLMKEGQMMKPGDIIDADLAELIATEFGHTVKRVSESDVEEGIFDVQDVDGDLSSRPPIVTIMGHVDHGKTSLLDAIRNANVVSGEAGGITQHIGAYQVEKDGNKITFIDTPGHAAFTAMRARGAQATDIAILVVAADDSVMPQTIESISHAKAANVPIIVAINKIDKPTADPQKVRTQLLQHEVFVESMGGEVLDVEVSAKTGANLDKLLEAILLQSEILDLKANTSRTAEGMVVEAKLDRGRGSVATVLVQKGTLHPGEIIVAGDQWGRVRALVNDRGEVVKEAGPSMPVEILGLQGTPMAGDRFAVVENEQRAREISEYRQRLAREKAVARQAGSRGSLEQMMTQLQDTGLKEFPLVIKGDVQGSIEAIIGTLDKLGTSEVRARIVHSGAGGITESDISLAEASNAAIIGFNVRANKQARDAAEAAGIEIRYYNIIYDLVDDVKSAMSGLLSPERRETFIGNAEILEVFNITKIGKVAGCRVTEGKVERGAGVRLIRDNVVIHEGTLKTLKRFKDEVSEVPVGQECGMAFQNYEDIRAGDVIECFRVEHVTRTL, from the coding sequence ATGAGCGACACTAAAGACGACAAGACCCTGAGCGTACCGAGCAAGTCGACCCTTACTCTGAAGCGTCCCGGCGGCAGCCAGGGCACTGTACGGCAGGAAATGGGACGCGGCCGGACGAAGGCCGTCGTCGTTGAGACGCGCAAGCGTCGCATTCACCGCCCAGAAGACGATGTGAAGCCGGCACCCGCACAGGCGGCGCCGGCTGCACCCGCTCCTGCCCCGGCAGCGCAGCCCCAGCAGCCGGCACAACCAGCAGCTTCGACGTCGGCAGCGCCTGCGCCTGCATCTGCGCCTGCCGCCGCGGCACCAGCGCCGGCAGCCGCCACGCCGCAGCAGCAGCCGCAGCGTCCGGCAGCCCCGCGTCCGGCACCGCAGCGCCCGGCTTCGGCCCCGCAGCGCTTCGAGACCCCGCGTCCGGCTCCACAGATGCGGCCGCGCCCTGGCTCCACCGGCAACCTTTCCGCCGGTGAGATGGATGCCCGCCGTCGTGCACTCGAGGAAGCGCGCATCCGCGACATCGAGGAGCGCAAGCAGGCCGAGATCGAAGCCCGTCGCCGCGCCGAGGAAGACAAGCGCCTCGCCATCGAGCGTGCCGAGCAGGCCCGCATTGAGGCGGAACAGGCCGCGTTGAACCGGGCTGAGACCGAAGCCAAGGTCCTCTCCGCCGAATCCGGCGAGCGCAAGCGTCCGGCTCCCGTCAAGGAGAAGGAAAAGGAAGAGGCTGCTCCCGTCGCCCGCATCGGCCGCAAGGTCGATGCCGACGATGACGATGGTCGCGCCGGCCCTCGCAAGGGTGCAGGTCCTGCCAAGGTGGAAGCACCGAAGCCGACCCGCGCCAAGACCGACGGCGAACGCCGCCGTGGCAAGCTGACCCTCACGGGCGCTCTGGACGAAGATGGTTCGACCCGCGGTCGTTCGCTCTCGGCCATGCGACGCCGCCAGGAGAAGTTCAAGCGCGCGCAGATGCAGGAGACCCGCGAGAAGATCCAGCGCGAGGTCATCCTGCCGGAAACCATCACCATCCAGGAACTCTCCCAGCGTATGGCGGAGCGTTCGGTCGACGTCATCAAGTACCTGATGAAGGAAGGCCAGATGATGAAGCCCGGCGACATCATCGATGCCGACCTGGCCGAGCTCATCGCCACCGAATTCGGCCACACGGTCAAGCGCGTGTCGGAGTCGGACGTTGAAGAGGGCATCTTCGACGTGCAGGATGTCGATGGCGATCTGTCGTCGCGCCCGCCGATCGTCACGATTATGGGTCACGTCGACCACGGCAAGACGTCGCTGCTCGACGCCATCCGCAACGCCAACGTCGTGTCTGGCGAGGCCGGTGGCATCACCCAGCATATCGGCGCCTACCAGGTCGAGAAGGATGGCAACAAGATCACCTTCATCGACACGCCCGGCCACGCCGCCTTCACGGCCATGCGTGCCCGTGGTGCGCAGGCAACCGACATCGCGATCCTTGTGGTCGCAGCCGACGATAGCGTGATGCCGCAGACGATCGAGTCGATCAGCCACGCCAAGGCGGCCAACGTGCCGATCATCGTGGCGATCAACAAGATCGACAAGCCGACGGCCGACCCCCAGAAGGTTCGCACGCAGCTCCTCCAGCACGAGGTGTTCGTGGAATCCATGGGCGGTGAAGTGCTCGACGTGGAAGTGTCGGCCAAAACCGGCGCCAATCTCGACAAGCTGCTCGAGGCGATCCTGCTTCAGTCCGAAATTCTCGACCTGAAGGCCAATACGAGCCGTACGGCAGAGGGCATGGTCGTCGAAGCCAAGCTCGATCGCGGTCGCGGGTCGGTTGCCACGGTCCTCGTCCAGAAGGGCACGCTGCATCCGGGCGAGATCATCGTCGCGGGCGACCAGTGGGGCCGCGTGCGTGCGCTGGTCAACGATCGCGGCGAAGTCGTGAAGGAAGCGGGTCCGTCCATGCCGGTCGAAATCCTCGGCCTGCAGGGCACGCCGATGGCCGGAGACCGGTTCGCCGTCGTCGAGAACGAGCAGCGCGCTCGCGAGATTTCCGAGTACCGCCAGCGTCTTGCCCGTGAAAAGGCAGTCGCGCGTCAGGCCGGTTCGCGTGGTTCGCTCGAACAGATGATGACCCAGCTCCAGGATACCGGGCTGAAGGAATTTCCGCTGGTCATCAAGGGCGACGTCCAAGGTTCGATCGAAGCCATTATCGGCACGCTCGACAAGCTCGGTACCAGCGAAGTCCGTGCCCGTATCGTGCATTCCGGCGCCGGCGGCATCACCGAAAGCGACATTTCGCTTGCGGAAGCCTCCAACGCCGCGATCATCGGCTTCAACGTCCGCGCCAACAAGCAGGCGCGCGATGCGGCCGAAGCCGCTGGCATCGAGATCCGCTACTACAACATCATCTACGATCTGGTGGATGACGTGAAATCGGCCATGTCGGGCCTCCTGTCTCCAGAGCGCCGCGAGACCTTCATCGGCAATGCCGAAATCCTCGAGGTGTTCAACATCACGAAGATCGGCAAGGTCGCTGGTTGCCGCGTCACGGAAGGCAAGGTCGAGCGTGGAGCCGGCGTGCGCCTCATCCGCGACAACGTCGTCATTCACGAAGGCACACTCAAGACCCTCAAGCGCTTCAAGGACGAAGTGTCCGAAGTGCCGGTCGGCCAGGAGTGCGGCATGGCGTTCCAGAACTACGAAGACATTCGTGCAGGCGACGTCATCGAGTGCTTCCGCGTCGAGCATGTAACGCGGACGCTCTAG
- the pnp gene encoding polyribonucleotide nucleotidyltransferase, translating to MFDHHKVELEWAGRTLTLETGKVARQADGAVIATYGETVVLATVVSAKEPKPGQDFFPLTVNYQEKTYAAGKIPGGYFKREGRPSENETLTSRLIDRPIRPLFPDGYKNDTQVIVTVMQHDLENNPDVVALVATSAALTLSGVPFMGPVGGARIGYINGEYRLNPTVDEMPESKLDLIVAGTGDAVLMVESEAQELDEETMLGAVMFGHRGFQPVIDAIIKLAEVAAKEPRDFTAEDHSALESEMLAFAEAELRDAYKNTDKAARYAAVDAVKAKVKAHFAPAEGEEARYTAEQIGSVFKSLQAKIVRWNILDTKSRIDGRDLATVRPIVSEVSMLPRTHGSALFTRGETQAIVVATLGTGEDEQYVDSLTGMYKERFLLHYNFPPFSVGETGRIGSPGRREIGHGKLAWRAIRPMLPAPEQFPYTLRVVSEITESNGSSSMATVCGTSLALMDAGVPIQRPVAGIAMGLIKEDERFAVLSDILGDEDHLGDMDFKVAGTENGITSLQMDIKIEGITEEIMKIALGQAKDGRIHILGEMAKALTTSREELGEFAPRIEVMQIPVDKIRDVIGSGGKIIREIVEKTGAKINIEDDGTIKIASASGKEIEAAKKWIHSIVDEPEIGHVYEGTVVKIADFGAFVNFFGPRDGLVHISQLAEERVAKTSDVVKEGQKVYVKLMGFDERGKVRLSMKVVDQETGKEREKQED from the coding sequence ATGTTCGATCACCACAAAGTTGAACTCGAATGGGCCGGCCGCACGCTGACCCTCGAAACGGGCAAGGTCGCCCGCCAGGCTGATGGCGCCGTCATCGCCACCTATGGCGAGACCGTCGTGCTCGCCACCGTCGTTTCCGCCAAGGAGCCGAAGCCCGGCCAGGACTTCTTCCCGCTGACCGTCAACTACCAGGAAAAGACCTACGCCGCCGGCAAGATCCCGGGTGGCTACTTCAAGCGCGAAGGCCGTCCGTCCGAAAACGAGACGCTCACCTCGCGCCTCATCGACCGGCCGATCCGCCCGCTCTTTCCGGATGGCTACAAGAACGACACCCAGGTCATCGTCACCGTGATGCAGCACGACCTGGAGAACAATCCGGACGTCGTCGCGCTCGTCGCCACCTCCGCTGCGCTGACGCTTTCGGGCGTGCCCTTCATGGGCCCCGTCGGCGGCGCGCGCATCGGCTACATCAACGGTGAATACCGCCTGAACCCGACCGTCGACGAAATGCCGGAATCCAAGCTCGACCTGATTGTCGCCGGCACGGGTGACGCGGTTCTCATGGTGGAATCGGAAGCCCAGGAACTCGACGAAGAGACGATGCTCGGCGCCGTCATGTTCGGCCATCGCGGCTTCCAGCCGGTGATCGACGCGATCATCAAGCTCGCCGAAGTGGCTGCCAAGGAGCCGCGCGATTTCACCGCCGAAGATCATTCGGCGCTCGAAAGCGAAATGCTCGCCTTCGCCGAAGCCGAACTCCGCGACGCCTACAAGAACACCGACAAGGCCGCACGCTACGCCGCGGTCGATGCCGTCAAGGCCAAGGTCAAGGCGCATTTCGCGCCGGCCGAAGGCGAAGAAGCCCGCTACACCGCCGAGCAGATCGGCTCGGTCTTCAAGTCGCTCCAGGCAAAGATCGTGCGCTGGAACATCCTCGACACCAAGTCGCGCATCGACGGCCGTGATCTCGCCACCGTCCGCCCGATCGTGTCGGAAGTCTCCATGCTGCCGCGCACACACGGCTCCGCACTCTTCACCCGCGGCGAGACCCAGGCGATCGTCGTCGCCACGCTCGGCACCGGCGAAGACGAGCAGTACGTCGATTCACTCACGGGCATGTACAAGGAGCGCTTCCTGCTCCACTACAACTTCCCGCCCTTCTCCGTCGGTGAAACGGGCCGCATCGGCTCGCCCGGCCGCCGCGAAATCGGCCACGGCAAGCTCGCATGGCGCGCGATCCGTCCGATGCTGCCGGCGCCCGAGCAGTTCCCCTACACGCTGCGCGTCGTCTCCGAGATCACCGAATCCAACGGCTCGTCCTCCATGGCGACCGTGTGCGGCACCTCGCTCGCACTCATGGATGCAGGCGTGCCGATCCAGCGCCCCGTCGCCGGCATCGCCATGGGCCTGATCAAGGAAGACGAGCGCTTCGCCGTGCTTTCCGACATCCTGGGCGATGAAGACCACCTCGGCGACATGGACTTCAAGGTCGCAGGTACCGAGAACGGCATCACCTCGCTGCAGATGGACATCAAGATCGAAGGCATCACCGAGGAGATCATGAAGATCGCGCTCGGCCAGGCCAAGGACGGTCGCATCCACATCCTCGGCGAGATGGCCAAGGCCCTCACGACGAGCCGCGAAGAGCTGGGCGAGTTCGCCCCGCGCATCGAAGTGATGCAGATCCCCGTCGACAAGATCCGTGACGTCATCGGTTCGGGCGGCAAGATCATCCGCGAGATCGTCGAAAAGACCGGCGCCAAGATCAACATCGAGGATGACGGCACGATCAAGATCGCATCGGCCTCCGGCAAGGAGATCGAAGCCGCCAAGAAGTGGATCCACTCCATCGTCGACGAGCCGGAAATCGGCCACGTCTACGAAGGCACGGTCGTGAAGATCGCCGATTTCGGCGCCTTCGTGAACTTCTTCGGCCCGCGCGACGGCCTCGTCCATATCTCCCAGCTCGCCGAAGAACGCGTCGCCAAGACATCCGACGTCGTCAAGGAAGGCCAGAAGGTCTACGTCAAGCTCATGGGCTTCGACGAACGCGGCAAGGTCCGCCTCTCCATGAAGGTCGTCGACCAGGAGACCGGCAAGGAACGCGAAAAGCAGGAAGACTGA